ATTAATTTATTGAAACCCTGTTTCGGTATGGCCCTTTAACTGGCGCGGTTCCCCGATATTTAGTTAGGTGGTCGATGCATTAAGGCTGCTTCAAAGGGGAATCTCTTCGTCACCCGTAAGTACGTAAGTAAAATTCAATGAAGGAGAGAAAGAGCGTATGTCTACATTAGAGGAACGCGTACGTTGCAAAGAGCTGCTCAGCTTAGTCAAAACCCCTGAAGAATGTATCCAGTACTTTGAAGATGGTCTAAATGTTGGTATGTCCGGATTTACCCCGGTCGGCTATCCGAAAGTTGTGCCCATTGCACTGTGCGACCACGTTGAGGAAAACAATCTGCAAGGCAAGTTAAGACTCAACCTGTTTATCGGTGCGTCTGTCGGTGCCGAGGTTGAGGATCGCATGGCCACATTAAACATGATCGACCGTCGCTGGCCCTACCAGACAGGTAAAAATCTGGGCAAAGCCATCAACAGCGGCCAGATTCGTATGGGTGATAAACACCTTTCCATGTTCCCTCAAGATCTGAAATACGGTTTTTATACCATGGATAAGGGTGGCGGGCTTGATCTGGCAGTTATCGAAGCATCCGCCATTACCGAGAACGGTGACATCATTCTTACCGGTGCCGTGGGTGCCGCGCCTGAAATCATTGATGTTGCCGACAAAATTATTGTCGAAATCAATACCGGTCTGCCCTCTTTTGAAGGCATGCACGACATTCTTTTGACCGACCTGCCGCCGTACCGTAAAATTTATCCGGTGACTGATCTGCGTCAGCGTATTGGTACACCCTGGGTGCCGACGGACAAGAGCAAAATTGTCGCCATTGTTGAATCCAAGCTGCCCGACAATGGTCGTGCGCTGCGTGGTACCGATGATGTGGCCCAGGCCATTGCCGACAATATCGTTGATTTCTTCCAGGTTGAAGTGAAGGCCGGGCGTTTGCCCAAGAACCTGCTTCCCCTGCAATCCGGTGTGGGCTCCATTGCCAACGCCGTTGTGGGTGGCCTGACCGCAAGTCCCTTTGAGAATTTGACCGTTTTCACCGAGGTGCTGCAA
This window of the uncultured Desulfobacter sp. genome carries:
- a CDS encoding acetyl-CoA hydrolase/transferase C-terminal domain-containing protein encodes the protein MSTLEERVRCKELLSLVKTPEECIQYFEDGLNVGMSGFTPVGYPKVVPIALCDHVEENNLQGKLRLNLFIGASVGAEVEDRMATLNMIDRRWPYQTGKNLGKAINSGQIRMGDKHLSMFPQDLKYGFYTMDKGGGLDLAVIEASAITENGDIILTGAVGAAPEIIDVADKIIVEINTGLPSFEGMHDILLTDLPPYRKIYPVTDLRQRIGTPWVPTDKSKIVAIVESKLPDNGRALRGTDDVAQAIADNIVDFFQVEVKAGRLPKNLLPLQSGVGSIANAVVGGLTASPFENLTVFTEVLQDTFLPFLDSGKCEYINCTSLSLSNDAFVDWWKNFETYKKMVMMRPQQVSNNPELIRRAGVIGMNTPLEFDMYAHANSTHAGGTRMLNGIGGSGDFIRNAYISMMHCPSCRATKNDEFGITGVVPKVPHVDHTEHDIDVLVTEQGLADLRGLAPVDRAKVVIDKCAHPAYKDYMYDYLDRATKATGGHHEPQLLDECYKMHLSFAQNGTMRFWEK